The bacterium genome contains the following window.
CAACAGCTCTGTTTTCAATACCGATGCTCAGGTGATGTCGGATGTGGGACTGCCTATTGTGCTGTTTATGGAAAATTATGACATAAACCGAAGCGGCTATCATGACACCAAAGATACCATGGAGAACATTGATCTGGATTACGGCGCCGCGTTCGCGGCGATCGCCATCGAGACCGTGGCCAGAGTGGCGGCCTCGAAGAAATTCGGCACAAAACGGATAAGGAACAATGCGCATCGCAACTTTGCGGAAAAGGGATGACCGATATGGATTTGACGTTTCGAACCACCCCTGAAGAGAGAGACATTCAACGAGTCAGGGAGATTGTCGCCTCCACCGATTTTTTTTACGATTTTGAAATTGACGTGGCTGCTGAACTGGTTGAAGAACGCCTAAGCCAAGGAGAATCGTCGGGCTATCACTTCGTCTTTGCCGAAGTGGAGGGGGTAACCGCCGCCTATGCGTGCTTTGGCCCCATCGAAATGACCAAATCGAGCTTTGATCTTTTTTGGATCGCGACGCATGCTGATTTCAGAGGAAAGGGCATCGGCAAAAAATTGCTGACCGAGACCTATCGTCATGCAAAACGGCTGGGCTGCACGATGCTCATTGCCGAGACTTCCGGCCGCGACCAATATTCGCCCACCCGGGCCTTTTACGACAGCGCGGGGTTCGTGCTCGAGGCGAGGATACCGGATTACTACGACAAGGGCGATGATCTGTTGATCTATGTCAAACGGCTGGAGTGATGGGGAAATCGCTGAGCATCAGGCGCCTGATAAAGGTGGATCGCCTTGATTTTTTCACCCGCAGCAAAAATTCATTTCCTAGCGTCATTCATTTTTTCAGTCCCAGCACAATAAAATAGAGTATCCGCATGGAATCCATCAGAGAGATTTATAAAATCGGACATGGGCCTTCAAGCAGTCATACCATGGGACCACGGAAGGCCGCTGAACGGTTTCTGGAAAAAAACAGTCATGCCGACCATTTCAGCGTTACTTTATTTGGCAGTCTGGCAGCCACCGGCAAAGGACACCTGACGGATCTGGTCATTCAGAACGTGTTTTCAGGCAGGCGGGTGGAAATCAAATGGGAGCCCGGTATTTTTTTGCCCCGGCACCCCAACGCCATGGAATTTGCGGCCTTTGACCAGGCCGGATCAGCGACCGATCAATGGACGGCTTACAGTGTGGGGGGAGGCGCCGTGGTGGATGAGGCATCCGGTCTGGAGACCGTCGCAATCTATCCGCACACCACCATGGAGTCCATTCTGGAGCACTGTCTGCATAACGGACTGAAATTCTGGGAATATGTTGAAAGAGTCGAAGGTCCGGAGATTTGG
Protein-coding sequences here:
- a CDS encoding GNAT family N-acetyltransferase, whose translation is MDLTFRTTPEERDIQRVREIVASTDFFYDFEIDVAAELVEERLSQGESSGYHFVFAEVEGVTAAYACFGPIEMTKSSFDLFWIATHADFRGKGIGKKLLTETYRHAKRLGCTMLIAETSGRDQYSPTRAFYDSAGFVLEARIPDYYDKGDDLLIYVKRLE